Proteins from a single region of Lepus europaeus isolate LE1 chromosome 4, mLepTim1.pri, whole genome shotgun sequence:
- the EIF4E1B gene encoding eukaryotic translation initiation factor 4E type 1B, producing the protein MLALQVCEVEGRIQDQEEERKEKEEEAAVVGASPGGQAQDSPRSSQPLRRKVQNEGPAEVHLGVHPLQNRWALWFFKNDRSRAWQDNLHLVTKVDTVEDFWAMYSHIQLASKLSAGCDYALFKDGIEPMWEDSKNKRGGRWLISLAKQQRHSELDRLWLETLLCLIGESFAEHSREVCGAVLNVRTKGDKIAVWTREAENQAGVLHIGRIYKERLGLSTKTIIGYQAHADTATKSNSLAKNKFVV; encoded by the exons GTTTGTGAAGTTGAGGGTAGAATCCAGGACCAGGAGGAGGAgcggaaggagaaagaggaagaggcggCAGTGGTGGGTGCGTCCCCCGGCGGGCAGGCTCAGGACTCGCCCAGGTCTTCTCAGCCTCTGCGGAGAAAGGTCCAGAATGAGGGCCCCGCAGAGGTCCACCTCGGGGTGCACCCCCTGCAGAACAG GTGGGCTCTGTGGTTCTTTAAGAATGACCGCAGCCGGGCCTGGCAGGACAACCTGCATCTCGTCACCAAGGTTGACACCGTGGAGGACTTCTGGGC GATGTACAGTCACATCCAGCTGGCCAGCAAGCTCTCCGCCGGCTGTGACTACGCCCTGTTCAAG GATGGCATTGAGCCCATGTGGGAAGACAGCAAGAACAAGAGGGGTGGCCGCTGGCTCATCAGTCTGGCCAAGCAGCAGCGCCACAGCGAGCTGGACCGACTGTGGCTGGAGAcg CTGCTGTGTTTGATCGGGGAGAGCTTTGCGGAGCACAGCAGAGAGGTCTGCGGGGCCGTGCTCAACGTCCGCACCAAGGGAGACAAGATCGCCGTGTGGACCAGGGAGGCCGAGAACCAGGCGGGCGTGCTGCACATCGG GCGGATATACAAAGAGCGCCTGGGCCTCTCCACCAAGACCATCATCGGCTACCAGGCCCACGCCGACACAGCCACCAAGAGCAACTCCCTAGCCAAGAACAAGTTTGTGGTGTGA